In a genomic window of Nostoc sp. UHCC 0870:
- a CDS encoding ABC transporter ATP-binding protein/permease, whose amino-acid sequence MLRQFWRIGKLYWLSEKKWQAIALLFLLLCLSLIGTVVTVVLSIFLGELESSLAAVDSNRFIEAVVIFLGILLIGVPILALKTYLQAQLSLSWRQWLTTYFLNQYLHQRNFYHLTTTSDIDNPDQRIAEDIQNFTQQSLYFAVVLCDSILLLIGFSGVLWRIAPSLMVFLIIYAVVGTIFTTIVFGKTLVGINFEQLKREADLRYGLIRVRDHAEAIAFYQGEAVEYQELWQRFLRVVSNFTHLIRWQLGLDLFQNSYQYITFLLPTFILAPRILAGELEIGVSAQAGVAFRSILLALGLIISQFEQLSNLAAAVTRLDELQNHIEKLENPSPKTRSGFSLEYLSPKRREAFNIPPSLVGKGVRGLGSTNNLKNQSDGEEYLINLVEDSYISFQNVTLHTPDYQKILVKDLSFTITPGESLLITGKSGVGKTSVLRALAGLWQSGTGKITYPKSHLLFLPQRPYMILGSLREQLLYPQTNKSISDDELLQVLQQVNLTDLVTHFNGLDSITDWERVLSIGEQQRLAFARLLIQSPQYAILDEATSALDETNQSQLYQQLQKTQITYISVGHRSSLRPFHHHILELIKSPHPSA is encoded by the coding sequence ATGCTTAGACAGTTTTGGCGCATTGGTAAACTTTATTGGCTTTCAGAAAAGAAGTGGCAAGCGATCGCACTTCTTTTTCTGTTACTATGTCTCTCACTCATCGGTACAGTAGTCACAGTTGTCTTAAGTATTTTTCTCGGTGAATTAGAATCCTCTTTAGCCGCAGTAGATAGCAACCGATTTATCGAAGCAGTGGTAATTTTCCTAGGAATTTTACTCATCGGTGTACCAATTCTCGCGCTGAAAACCTATTTGCAAGCTCAATTAAGTTTATCTTGGCGACAATGGTTAACTACATATTTTCTGAATCAATATCTGCATCAACGGAACTTTTACCACCTGACTACAACATCGGATATTGATAACCCAGATCAACGCATTGCCGAAGATATTCAAAATTTTACCCAACAATCGCTTTATTTTGCTGTTGTCCTATGTGACTCAATTTTACTCCTGATTGGCTTCTCTGGAGTCCTCTGGCGGATTGCTCCATCATTAATGGTGTTTTTAATCATTTATGCTGTAGTTGGCACAATATTCACTACAATAGTTTTTGGTAAGACTTTAGTAGGGATTAACTTTGAACAACTCAAACGAGAAGCTGATTTACGCTACGGCTTGATTCGGGTGCGAGATCATGCAGAGGCGATCGCATTCTACCAAGGAGAAGCGGTAGAATATCAAGAACTCTGGCAAAGGTTTCTCCGAGTCGTCAGCAACTTTACACATCTAATTCGTTGGCAATTAGGCTTAGACTTATTTCAAAACAGTTATCAATACATCACATTTTTACTACCAACATTTATATTAGCTCCCCGAATCTTAGCGGGTGAACTAGAAATAGGCGTATCGGCGCAAGCTGGAGTAGCTTTTCGTAGTATTTTACTGGCTTTAGGCTTAATTATTAGCCAATTTGAGCAACTAAGTAACTTAGCCGCAGCAGTCACTCGCTTAGATGAGTTGCAAAATCATATTGAGAAACTAGAAAACCCCTCTCCAAAGACGCGGAGCGGCTTCTCGCTAGAGTACCTCTCCCCTAAAAGGAGAGAGGCTTTCAATATTCCCCCTTCCCTAGTAGGGAAGGGGGTTAGGGGGTTAGGTTCTACCAATAACCTAAAAAATCAGAGTGATGGAGAGGAGTATTTAATTAACTTAGTTGAAGATTCGTATATAAGTTTTCAAAACGTCACCCTACACACACCCGACTATCAAAAGATTTTAGTTAAAGATTTATCCTTTACCATAACCCCTGGAGAATCCCTATTAATCACTGGTAAAAGTGGCGTAGGTAAAACCTCTGTCTTGCGTGCATTAGCAGGATTGTGGCAGTCTGGAACTGGAAAAATTACCTATCCAAAATCGCACCTACTCTTTTTACCCCAACGTCCCTACATGATTCTCGGCAGCTTACGAGAACAACTACTATATCCCCAAACTAACAAGAGCATATCAGATGATGAACTCTTGCAAGTTTTGCAGCAAGTAAACTTAACTGACTTAGTAACACACTTCAACGGCTTAGATAGCATCACCGACTGGGAAAGAGTTCTATCTATCGGAGAACAACAAAGACTAGCTTTTGCCCGCTTACTAATACAGTCTCCCCAATACGCCATTCTAGACGAAGCCACCAGTGCCTTAGACGAAACCAATCAAAGCCAACTTTATCAACAACTCCAAAAAACCCAAATTA
- the devC gene encoding ABC transporter permease DevC, which produces MLKSISKKIRFQRSLAWSQLSYQKTRLLVAMGGIAFANILIFMQLGFRQLFTSGATLLPESLTGDLFLLHPDTRFLGSIEFDRLRLYQAAGIKGVADTIPLYLNSAVSWSYTQKYQSYEARVIAFNPNKKVLDIPEVNYQRHKISVPDSFLFDRLAQQELGTVVQDFTNTQNPIITALINRRKSDIVGLFNLGNSFFLGTGNLITSEANYAEIFGKEILNRVSIGIVILDPGVNPEAVKAGIEKNVPGISVYTHQELIAKELKYQQENPAGLIFSFGAVMGFIIGVVIVYQVLYADVRDHLAEYATLKAMGYSDIYLLLVIFQEATILTILGFIPGFFVSVGMYNFLASSTRLELAMTPDLAIMVFILTFIMCLTSAAIASNKLRSADPADVFH; this is translated from the coding sequence ATGTTAAAATCTATTTCTAAAAAAATACGATTTCAGCGTTCACTTGCTTGGTCACAGCTATCATATCAAAAAACACGTCTTTTGGTGGCAATGGGAGGGATTGCATTTGCGAATATATTGATTTTTATGCAGTTGGGTTTTAGGCAATTATTTACTAGTGGAGCTACTCTTTTACCGGAAAGTCTTACAGGAGATTTGTTCCTATTACATCCAGATACTAGATTTTTGGGTTCAATAGAATTTGACCGTTTGCGTCTTTATCAAGCAGCAGGAATTAAAGGTGTTGCTGATACTATTCCTCTTTATCTCAATTCTGCTGTTTCTTGGTCTTATACACAAAAATATCAATCTTATGAAGCACGAGTAATTGCGTTTAATCCTAACAAAAAAGTTCTTGATATTCCTGAAGTTAATTATCAACGTCATAAGATAAGTGTACCTGATAGTTTTTTATTTGATCGATTGGCTCAACAAGAATTAGGGACTGTTGTTCAAGATTTTACTAATACTCAAAATCCAATAATTACAGCTTTAATTAATAGGCGTAAATCTGATATTGTCGGACTATTTAACTTAGGTAATTCCTTCTTTTTAGGCACAGGTAATTTAATTACAAGTGAGGCTAATTATGCCGAGATATTTGGGAAGGAGATTTTAAACAGAGTCAGCATTGGTATAGTTATCTTAGACCCCGGTGTTAATCCAGAAGCTGTGAAAGCTGGTATTGAAAAGAATGTACCTGGTATTAGTGTCTATACTCATCAAGAATTGATAGCTAAAGAGTTGAAATACCAACAAGAAAATCCAGCCGGACTGATTTTTAGTTTTGGTGCGGTTATGGGGTTTATTATTGGGGTGGTAATTGTCTATCAAGTATTGTATGCCGATGTGAGGGATCATTTAGCTGAATACGCTACCCTTAAAGCAATGGGTTATTCTGATATTTATCTTTTATTAGTTATTTTCCAAGAAGCGACGATTCTGACAATATTAGGTTTTATCCCAGGTTTTTTTGTGTCTGTGGGTATGTATAATTTTCTCGCAAGTTCGACACGATTAGAATTGGCGATGACACCTGATCTAGCAATTATGGTATTTATTTTAACATTTATCATGTGTCTCACCTCAGCTGCGATCGCCTCCAATAAACTCCGTTCTGCTGACCCCGCAGATGTTTTTCATTAA
- a CDS encoding HlyD family efflux transporter periplasmic adaptor subunit, protein MKKWCNLTIILGLLSLSTACTTSQANINSTAQIAVEPAPVTAVIALGQVEPEGEVIKLSVPNAQDSRVNQILVKEGDFVKVNQVIAILQGIDQLEADLRDAEADVRLHEAELLKVKQGEAKKGEMAAQRATIARLEAQLKAETIQKQAAINSAEATLQEAQLTYQRRQDLSTEGAISIADADTAQRELATAEATLMERQAELDKTITTLQAQITQEEATLAQLKEIRPVDVQISKVRLEKAKIAVTQRKARLENAKVRAPSAGQILRINTRIGEQVNTSQGIVEIAQTDRMFAVAEVAETDIDKVRRGQQAIISSEYGGFSGEIKGTVEQIALQIGKRTLQNAANSRGPTTDDNSRVIAVKIRIDPKYNSKIAALTYMLVRVKINIEG, encoded by the coding sequence ATGAAAAAATGGTGTAACTTAACGATTATTTTGGGCTTGTTGAGTCTATCTACAGCTTGTACAACATCACAGGCAAATATTAATTCTACTGCTCAAATTGCCGTCGAGCCTGCACCTGTGACTGCTGTAATTGCGTTGGGACAAGTTGAACCAGAAGGGGAAGTAATTAAGCTTTCTGTTCCTAATGCTCAAGATAGCCGAGTTAACCAAATTTTAGTGAAGGAAGGGGATTTTGTTAAGGTAAATCAAGTAATAGCAATTTTACAAGGAATTGACCAATTAGAAGCTGATTTGCGAGATGCAGAAGCTGATGTACGTTTGCACGAGGCGGAACTTTTAAAGGTAAAACAAGGTGAAGCTAAAAAAGGAGAAATGGCTGCACAAAGAGCTACTATTGCTCGTTTAGAAGCACAGTTAAAAGCAGAAACTATCCAAAAGCAAGCAGCTATAAATAGCGCAGAAGCAACGTTACAAGAAGCACAATTAACTTATCAACGTCGTCAAGATTTATCTACGGAAGGTGCTATTTCTATTGCTGATGCAGACACAGCACAACGAGAATTAGCCACGGCTGAAGCTACGTTGATGGAACGCCAAGCAGAATTAGATAAAACTATTACAACTTTACAAGCACAAATTACTCAAGAAGAAGCAACATTAGCACAATTAAAAGAAATTCGTCCTGTAGATGTACAAATTTCTAAAGTGCGCTTAGAAAAAGCCAAAATTGCTGTTACTCAAAGAAAAGCTCGGTTAGAAAATGCCAAAGTCCGCGCTCCTTCTGCTGGTCAAATATTAAGAATCAATACTCGTATTGGTGAACAAGTCAACACTAGTCAAGGGATTGTAGAAATTGCTCAAACTGACCGAATGTTTGCTGTAGCTGAGGTTGCGGAAACTGATATTGATAAAGTGCGTCGCGGACAACAAGCAATTATTAGCAGCGAGTATGGCGGTTTTAGTGGTGAAATTAAAGGTACTGTCGAACAAATTGCTTTACAAATTGGTAAAAGAACTCTGCAAAATGCAGCTAATTCCAGAGGACCTACAACTGATGATAATTCACGGGTGATTGCTGTTAAGATACGTATTGACCCTAAATATAATTCTAAAATTGCTGCTTTAACTTATATGTTAGTACGGGTGAAAATTAATATTGAGGGTTAG
- a CDS encoding LLM class flavin-dependent oxidoreductase, whose amino-acid sequence MDFSLFYFDGDGSVARPNQYELLIESAKFADVHGFTAVWTPERHFHSFGGLYPNPTLTSAALAMITERVQLRAGSFVLPLHDPVRATEEWAVVDNLSHGRVAIAFASGWTVDDFVLAREPHNNRKAVMWRDLEVMRKLWRGEAVERQDATGKSFTVKTLPRPVQNELPVWMTCQSSETFVEAGKLGTHVLTSLLGGTLNDIVPKIQLYRKSLAKHGHDPQSGKVALMIHTFLGDDINDVKAKVTQPFCNYLKTHYDLLENLAKGMGLNVSIKNFSEDDIDSLLQFGVEGFMKGRSLIGTPASCLPFVEQIRAAGVDEIACLIDFVQDYDLVMASLPFVSQLQQLIKLTSENRKSMVGQGV is encoded by the coding sequence ATGGATTTTAGTTTATTTTATTTTGATGGTGATGGTTCTGTTGCTCGTCCGAATCAATATGAGCTTTTGATTGAAAGTGCTAAGTTTGCTGATGTTCACGGTTTTACGGCTGTTTGGACTCCAGAGCGGCATTTTCACTCTTTTGGTGGTCTGTACCCTAATCCAACTCTGACAAGTGCGGCTTTGGCGATGATTACTGAAAGGGTGCAGCTACGGGCTGGGAGTTTTGTTCTACCTTTACATGACCCTGTACGAGCTACGGAAGAGTGGGCTGTAGTAGATAATTTATCACATGGTCGGGTGGCGATCGCCTTTGCTTCTGGTTGGACTGTGGATGATTTTGTTTTGGCTCGTGAACCCCACAACAACCGCAAAGCTGTAATGTGGCGTGATTTGGAGGTGATGCGGAAGCTGTGGCGGGGTGAAGCTGTGGAACGTCAAGATGCTACGGGAAAAAGTTTCACCGTAAAAACACTACCTCGACCTGTGCAGAATGAACTTCCTGTCTGGATGACTTGTCAATCTTCAGAAACTTTTGTGGAAGCAGGGAAATTAGGAACTCATGTTTTGACTTCCTTATTAGGTGGTACTCTTAATGATATTGTTCCAAAAATTCAACTTTATCGGAAATCTTTAGCCAAACATGGACACGACCCCCAATCGGGGAAAGTGGCATTGATGATTCATACCTTTTTGGGGGATGATATCAATGATGTGAAAGCAAAAGTTACACAGCCTTTTTGCAATTATCTGAAAACTCACTACGACTTGCTGGAAAATCTAGCTAAGGGTATGGGGTTAAATGTCAGTATCAAAAACTTCTCGGAAGATGATATTGATAGTTTACTGCAATTCGGCGTAGAAGGATTTATGAAGGGGCGATCGCTCATCGGCACTCCTGCAAGTTGTCTTCCCTTTGTGGAACAAATTCGCGCTGCTGGTGTAGATGAAATTGCTTGCTTAATTGATTTTGTCCAAGATTACGATTTAGTGATGGCAAGTTTACCATTTGTCAGTCAATTACAACAATTAATCAAACTTACGTCTGAAAACAGAAAATCAATGGTTGGACAAGGGGTGTAG